In Helianthus annuus cultivar XRQ/B chromosome 9, HanXRQr2.0-SUNRISE, whole genome shotgun sequence, the following are encoded in one genomic region:
- the LOC110889802 gene encoding mannose-6-phosphate isomerase 1 — protein MVMEINNKHEGDLIRLKCWVQNYDWGIIGNESLVARTFSSNCDCEIEESKHYAELWMGTHDSGPSYVVGEKGIGNVSLKSWVSENPEVLGDLVVGKWGVDLPFMFKVLSVARALSIQAHPDKELAGFLHTLKPNVYKDANHKPEMVVALTEFEALCGFISFKELEAVLESVPEIMEVVGNAYPDQVLPVNVQNEEKQTQFLQSIFIKLMSAESKVVSAAVTKLISRLNMENKTRQLTSKEELALKLENEHPHDIGVIASFFFNHVRLNPGEALYISPNEPHAYLGGESVECMATSDNVVRAGLTPKHRDVKILCSMLTYKQGSPEILKGVPVNEYTKRYNPPFEEFEVEQCVLDQGASVIFPAVPGPSIFLVLSGQGFMYTTSSAAAAPLSSPSSSSSSSPMLSPSSSISPMSSPSSSSSSLTEGMVRGGDVLFAPANTEVHVSTDSDLRLFKAGVNHLMFTKT, from the exons ATGGTGATGGAGATCAACAACAAGCACGAAGGGGATCTAATAAGGCTCAAATGTTGGGTTCAAAACTACGATTGGGGCATAATTGGCAACGAATCACTTGTCGCAAGAACCTTTTCAAGCAACTGTGATTGTGAAATTGAGGAAAGCAAACATTATGCTGAACTTTGGATGGGGACTCATGATTCTGGACCGTCGTATGTTGTCGGAGAAAAGGGGATCGGAAATGTGAGTTTGAAATCGTGGGTTTCGGAGAATCCGGAGGTTTTGGGTGATTTGGTTGTTGGGAAGTGGGGTGTTGATCTTCCGTTTATGTTTAAG GTTCTTTCAGTTGCACGGGCATTGTCAATACAGGCCCATCCTGATAAGGAATTGGCGGGGTTTCTTCATACGTTGAAGCCAAATGTGTATAAAGACGCAAATCACAAGCCTGAAATGGTTGTGGCACTTACAGAGTTTGAGGCTTTATGTGGGTTTATTAGCTTCAAG GAACTTGAAGCTGTGCTTGAAAGTGTTCCCGAGATCATGGAAGTGGTTGGTAATGCATATCCAGACCAAGTTTTGCCTGTCAATGTGCAAAACGAGGAAAAACAAACACAATTTCTTCAGTCAATTTTCATTAAACTCATGTCAGCCGAAAGTAAGGTGGTTTCTGCAGCTGTCACCAAATTGATCAGTCGGTTAAATATGGAAAATAAG ACAAGGCAGTTAACTAGCAAAGAAGAACTAGCATTGAAACTAGAAAACGAGCACCCGCATGACATCGGGGTCATAGCATCCTTCTTCTTTAATCACGTGAGGTTGAACCCTGGCGAAGCTTTGTATATATCACCAAACGAGCCTCACGCATATTTGGGTGGTGAATCCGTCGAGTGCATGGCTACTTCAGATAATGTCGTACGTGCTGGACTTACCCCAAAACACCGCGACGTCAAAATCCTTTGCTCAATGCTCACATATAAGCAG GGCTCACCAGAAATCTTAAAAGGTGTCCCGGTAAACGAGTATACGAAACGATACAACCCTCCTTTTGAGGAATTCGAGGTTGAACAATGCGTGCTGGACCAAGGTGCATCCGTCATTTTCCCTGCAGTACCTGGTCCGTCGATTTTCTTAGTTCTTTCAGGACAAGGATTCATGTACACAACatcatcagcagcagcagcaccaTTGTcgtcaccatcatcatcatcatcatcatcaccgatGTTATCACCCTCTTCATCAATATCACCGATGTCATCACcgtcatcatcatcctcatcgtTAACGGAGGGTATGGTTCGTGGGGGAGATGTGTTATTTGCTCCTGCAAACACGGAGGTTCATGTGAGTACAGACTCGGATTTGCGTTTGTTCAAGGCTGGAGTTAACCACCTAATGTTTACAAAAACATAA
- the LOC110889801 gene encoding ribulose bisphosphate carboxylase small chain 4, chloroplastic isoform X1: protein MASISSSTMASVAAPAQANMVAPFTGLKSNAAFPATKKANDFSSLPSNGGRVQCMKVWPPLGLKKYETLSYLPTLTEAQLAKEVDYLLRNKWVPCLEFELEHGFVYRENARSPGYYDGRYWTMWKLPMFGCTDSAQVLKELGECKKEYPQAWIRIIGFDNVRQVQCISFIASKPDGY from the exons ATGGCTTCGATCTCCTCCTCAACCATGGCCAGCGTTGCCGCCCCCGCTCAAGCCAACATGGTGGCTCCATTCACCGGACTTAAGTCCAATGCCGCCTTCCCCGCTACCAAGAAGGCTAACGACTTTTCCTCCCTTCCTAGCAACGGTGGAAGAGTGCAATGCATGAAG GTGTGGCCACCACTTGGCTTGAAGAAGTACGAGACCCTTTCATACCTACCGACTCTAACCGAAGCCCAATTGGCTAAGGAAGTCGACTACTTGCTCCGCAACAAGTGGGTTCCTTGTTTGGAATTTGAGTTGGAG CACGGATTTGTCTACCGTGAGAACGCAAGATCCCCTGGATACTATGACGGAAGATACTGGACAATGTGGAAGTTGCCTATGTTTGGATGCACTGACTCCGCCCAAGTGTTGAAGGAGCTCGGTGAATGCAAGAAGGAGTACCCTCAAGCATGGATCCGTATCATTGGATTCGACAACGTCCGTCAAGTTCAGTGCATCAGTTTCATCGCTTCCAAACCAGATGGCTACTAA
- the LOC110889801 gene encoding ribulose bisphosphate carboxylase small chain 4, chloroplastic isoform X2, with the protein MASISSSTMASVAAPAQANMVAPFTGLKSNAAFPATKKANDFSSLPSNGGRVQCMKVWPPLGLKKYETLSYLPTLTEAQLAKEVDYLLRNKWVPCLEFDTDLSTVRTQDPLDTMTEDTGQCGSCLCLDALTPPKC; encoded by the exons ATGGCTTCGATCTCCTCCTCAACCATGGCCAGCGTTGCCGCCCCCGCTCAAGCCAACATGGTGGCTCCATTCACCGGACTTAAGTCCAATGCCGCCTTCCCCGCTACCAAGAAGGCTAACGACTTTTCCTCCCTTCCTAGCAACGGTGGAAGAGTGCAATGCATGAAG GTGTGGCCACCACTTGGCTTGAAGAAGTACGAGACCCTTTCATACCTACCGACTCTAACCGAAGCCCAATTGGCTAAGGAAGTCGACTACTTGCTCCGCAACAAGTGGGTTCCTTGTTTGGAATTTGA CACGGATTTGTCTACCGTGAGAACGCAAGATCCCCTGGATACTATGACGGAAGATACTGGACAATGTGGAAGTTGCCTATGTTTGGATGCACTGACTCCGCCCAAGTGTTGA